The Mesorhizobium opportunistum WSM2075 DNA window ACCGATGTCGACCCGGTGGCGATGGACGATTTGCGGTGAGCGATCTTTCCGCCTTCAGCCTGGCCGGCAAGCGCATCCTGGTCACCGGCGCCAACACAGGCATCGGTCAGGGCATCGCCATTTCGATTGCCCGTGCCGGCGGTGCGGTGGTCGGCGTCGGCCGCTCGTCGATGGATGATACGGCAGGCAGGATCGCCGCCCTGGGCGGACAATTCGAGGCGGTGAAGGCGGATCTTGCCGACACTGCGGATGCCGGCCCGATGCTGGATCGGGTCTGGGAAGAAAACGGGCCGCTCGACGGGCTGGTCAACAATGCCGGCATCATCCGGCGCGCCGATGCCGTCGATCTCAGCGAGAGCGATTGGGACGACGTCATGGACGTCAATTTGAAGACCACCTTCCTGCTTTGCCAGTCCTTCGCCCGGCGCGTCCTTGCCGGCGGACGCCGGGGCAGGATCGTCAACATCGCCTCGGTGCTGAGTTTCCAGGGCGGCATCCGTGTTGCGTCCTACACCGCCTCGAAACATGGCGTGCTCGGCATCACCCGGCTGCTTGCCTGCGAGTGGGCATCGAAGGGCATCAACGTCAACGCCATCGCGCCAGGCTATATCGAGACCAACAACACGCAAGCACTGCGTGCCGATCCCGACCGCAGTGCCGCCATACTGGGTCGCATCCCGGCTGGCCGCTGGGGCGAACCGGGAGACATTGGCGACGCCGCCGTCTTCCTGCTGGCACCGGCATCGAACTACATGCATGGCGCGGTGGTGCCGGTGGATGGCGGCTGGCTGGCGCGATAGCCAAGGAGACAACGATGACCAAGAAGATTTTCGCCCATGCCGGCGAGGGCGTCTGGACGCCGACGCCGGATGGCAACAGGCGGCGCGTTCTGCTCCATACCGACGAGCTGATGCTGGTCGAGTTCGGCTTCGACAAAGGCGGCATCGGCGCCCTGCATTCGCACCCGCATGTCCAGGCAAGCTATGTCGCCGAAGGTCGCTTCGAGGTGACGATCGATGGCCGTACCGAGATCGTCGAGACTGGCGGCAGCTTCATCGTGCCATCCGGTCTGGTGCACGGCGTCAAGGCACTGGAAGCAGGGCGGCTGGTCGACAGCTTCACGCCCCACAGGGCCGATTTCCTCGCCTGATCGAGCGGAAATCAATACGTGCCAAAGGCGCCCGCGCCGCTTTGCTCCAGCACATCTCGCAAAGGAAAAGTCCGCACCCCTCCGGAGAGGCGCGGGCCCGCCATCGATGGAGGTGGCCGGTGAATCGTCACTTCTTACTCGGATCTTCCGCCGGGTTGACGTAGGTGATCTCGAAGGGCCCCTCGCCGTGAACCTGGACAATCGTATCGCTCGTCGTCCAAGCGAAGTGGTTCATTCCAGCCGGGGCAACGCCGAAACCGCCAGCCGTCAGTTCGATGCCCTTCGCCTCATCGAGCTTGTCACCCATTCCGATATGAAAATTGCCGGAAATCACCGTCACATATTCCGAGGTAGGGTGGTTGTGCGCGGGAATTTTGTAGCCCGCGGGCATCTTCAGCCGCAGCACATAGATGCCGTCCTTTGACGGATCGCCGGCAACAACCGCGAACTGTGCGCCAGCTGGAAGGACGGCAGGAGCAGGACCCCATTTGATGCCGTCGGCATTCATTGGCATATCATCAGCAAGCAGGGGCGCTGTTCCAGCCAGCAGAAGTGCAAGTATGCAGGCTAATTTCAACATCCTGGTGTCTCCATTGGTTTGCAGAAAAGTCTTTTTTTGCCAAGCGCGCATCGGGTGACGCGGGATTAATCTGTCGAGCTGCAGCGTTCTGGAGGTGTAGCCGCCAGACTTCAGGTTCAGCAATGACTGCAACATCGGATTTACATACAGGGACGCCGGACCATGGACCGGATCTGCTGTCGGAAATGCTGAAAGCCGTAAGGCTGACCGGCTCCGTCTTTCTGAACGCCTGCTTCAGCGCGCCGTTCGGCGTCGTGGCCCCGAAATACTATGACCCGGTCAGCCCCATGGCCTGCCTGCGCCACATAAGCATTTTCCATTTCATCGTAGCGGGTAACTGCACTTTCGAGGCCGCAAATGGCGAGCGGCGAGAAGTCACTGCTGGCGATCTGCTGTTCCTGCCATTCGCTGGCCATCACAGGTTTTGGAAGGGTGAGCCGCTGGTGATGGCTGCGGCCGGAGAAATTGTGCAGCCCGGTCGGATCGAAGGAATGTGGACCGTCAACTACGGCGGCGGCGGTGACGAATTGCGCATGATCTGCGGCTTCCTCGAGTCTTCGGAATTCCTGTTCGCGCCGGTGTTCCGCACACTTCCGGCGCTCATCGTAGAGAAGATGTCGGAGAACAAGATAGGCGCCCTGATCGCTTCGACGGTGCGGGAAATCGATTTGCATGTCGCGGCGGCGGCGCCGGGTTCACAGGCGATGCTTGGAAGGCTCATGGAGCTTCTGTTCGTCGAACTGCTGAGGCGCCATGTTGCCCGGCTTCCACCCGGCTCAAAGGGTTGGTTCGCCGCGCTGAACGATCCGATTGTCGGAAGGACGTTGCAGCTTCTCCACGCCGATCCAGCGCGCCATTGGACCGTCGGTCAGATTGCCGACAAGGTTGGCTCATCGCGCACGATCGTTGCGGAGCGGTTCAACGCGCTGCTCGGCCGCCCGCCGATCGAATACCTGACGGGTTGGAGGATTCAACTGGCTGGCGAGCGCCTGCGTTTCGGCCATGAAAGTCTCGCAAGTATCGCTGCCGGCGTAGGGTATCAATCCGAGGCCGCATTCAGTCGCGCCTTCAAACGCGTCACCGGGATCACACCAGGAAAATGGCGAGAACGGACCGGCCGCCGTGCGGGTTTTGCCTTAGAATCCGCTTCGCCTTAGGCCGCTTCGAGGCGATCATCGATGGCAGGACGGAAATCCTCGAGACCGCCAGCGGCATCATCGTTGCGTCCGATCCGGTGCACGGTGTCAAAGCACTGGAAGCGGGCCGGCTTGGCGACGGTTTTCAAAAATGAAAACCCGCGCCCCAAGGAGCGCGGGTTTGTTGCCTGGGCGCTTGTGGCGCCGCGGTACTCAAAACGTTCACCGCAGGATTGGAAACCTGCCGAATGATGGTGAATATAAACTTAATGCGCCGAGATCGCGGCGTTTGATCAGGTGATCCGCTGAAGCAGGCCGAAAAGCCGTTCGAACGTCTTGCCATAGGGCGGGCGCAGCAGGGCGCCTGCGCTCAGGCGCGACTGCAGGAAGACCGGCTTCTCCTTGCTGAAGGTGCGGAAACCCCATTGCCCGTGATAAGCGCCCATGCCGCTGGCGCCGACACCGCCGAAGGGCTGGTTCTCCTGCACCAGATGCAGCATGCAGTCGTTGATGGTCACACCGCCGGCGACGGTTTCGCGCAGGATGCGCCGGCGGTTGCCGCTGTCGCGCCCGAACCAATAGAGCGCCAACGGGCGGTCGGCCCGGTTCACATGGTCGATCGCCTCGTCGATGGTGGCGTATTCGACGATCGGCAGCACCGGCCCGAAGATCTCCTCGCGCATCAGCCGCAGGTTCGGGCTGGCATTGCCGACCAGTGTCGGCAGGAGCTTGCGGCTGGTGGTGCCGAGATCTTCGCCGGCCGGGTTGATTTCCGTGACATCGGCGCCGGCATCGCGGGCCTCGGCGATCATGTCGCGCAGGCGCTGGTAGTGCCGGTCGCTGATGATGGCGGTGTAGTCGGGATTTTCGCGCATGGAGGGGTAGAGCCGCGCGATCGCCGTTGCGAGCTTGGCGGCGACCGTGCTTGCCTGTCCCCTGGGCACCAGCAGGTAGTCCGGCGCGATGCAGGTCTGTCCGGCATTCAAAAGCTTGCCGTAGGCGATGCTGGACACCGCCGCGTCGAGATCGCAGGACGGATCGAAGATCGCCGGCGACTTGCCGCCGAGTTCGAGCGTGACCGGGGTCAGATTGGCGGCCGCCGCGATCGCGACCTGGCGGCCGACCGCGGTCGAGCCGGTGAACAGCAGATGATCGAAAGGCATCGACACGAATGCCTTGCCCATCTCGGCATCGCCAGTGATGACGCTGAGCTCATCCGGGGCGAAATGCTCGCCGGCGAGTTTGGCGAGCAGCTCCGAGAAAGCGGGTGTCAGTTCCGACGGCTTGACGAGCACGCGGTTGCCGGCGGCAAGGGCTGCCGTCACTGGCGCGACGGCAAGTTGAAAAGGATAATTCCAGGGCGAGACGATGCCGACGACACCAAGCGGCTGCGCGACGAGGCGGTTCTTGCCCGGCAGGAACGGCAAGGTGGTGGCGACACGGCGCTCCCGCATCCAGCCTCTCAAATGGGACAGGGCGTGGCGAATGCCGGCACGCACGACAAACAGTTCGGCAAGGCGCGTCTCATGCGTCGAGCGGCCGCCAAAGTCGGTGTCGATCGCCGCGCAGATGTCGGCTTCATGCCGCTCGGTCAGCACCAGCAGGCGGTTCAGGCGGTCCTTGCGGACGTCGATGTCGGGAAAAGGCTGCTTCTCGAAGGCCCCGCGCTGGAGATGGAACCGCTCGCCGAGGATGTCCTGTCTCACCTGCAGCATCGTGCCCTCCCTGGCTTTTGCCGGCCAAGCTTACATCCGAGCGCGCAGGAATCCAGCGGGATGCAGGTGTCGCTGGGGAAGGCGCGTCCTCTGCCGGCGCGTCTCGAAGTGGGCAGGCTGCGACGGATGCGCTGATGCTTTCGGCCGGCCAGGAATGTGACCGACGGATTTATCGCAAAGATAGTACCCGAAGCACCGTTTGGATAAATGCCTCCAGCGCAGGAAGATTGTTGCCCTTGCGTCGTGTCAGGGCGACTTCGTAGGCAATAGGCGAG harbors:
- the kduD gene encoding 2-dehydro-3-deoxy-D-gluconate 5-dehydrogenase KduD is translated as MSDLSAFSLAGKRILVTGANTGIGQGIAISIARAGGAVVGVGRSSMDDTAGRIAALGGQFEAVKADLADTADAGPMLDRVWEENGPLDGLVNNAGIIRRADAVDLSESDWDDVMDVNLKTTFLLCQSFARRVLAGGRRGRIVNIASVLSFQGGIRVASYTASKHGVLGITRLLACEWASKGINVNAIAPGYIETNNTQALRADPDRSAAILGRIPAGRWGEPGDIGDAAVFLLAPASNYMHGAVVPVDGGWLAR
- a CDS encoding cupin domain-containing protein is translated as MTKKIFAHAGEGVWTPTPDGNRRRVLLHTDELMLVEFGFDKGGIGALHSHPHVQASYVAEGRFEVTIDGRTEIVETGGSFIVPSGLVHGVKALEAGRLVDSFTPHRADFLA
- a CDS encoding cupin domain-containing protein; the encoded protein is MLQSLLNLKSGGYTSRTLQLDRLIPRHPMRAWQKKTFLQTNGDTRMLKLACILALLLAGTAPLLADDMPMNADGIKWGPAPAVLPAGAQFAVVAGDPSKDGIYVLRLKMPAGYKIPAHNHPTSEYVTVISGNFHIGMGDKLDEAKGIELTAGGFGVAPAGMNHFAWTTSDTIVQVHGEGPFEITYVNPAEDPSKK
- a CDS encoding AraC family transcriptional regulator, which translates into the protein MTATSDLHTGTPDHGPDLLSEMLKAVRLTGSVFLNACFSAPFGVVAPKYYDPVSPMACLRHISIFHFIVAGNCTFEAANGERREVTAGDLLFLPFAGHHRFWKGEPLVMAAAGEIVQPGRIEGMWTVNYGGGGDELRMICGFLESSEFLFAPVFRTLPALIVEKMSENKIGALIASTVREIDLHVAAAAPGSQAMLGRLMELLFVELLRRHVARLPPGSKGWFAALNDPIVGRTLQLLHADPARHWTVGQIADKVGSSRTIVAERFNALLGRPPIEYLTGWRIQLAGERLRFGHESLASIAAGVGYQSEAAFSRAFKRVTGITPGKWRERTGRRAGFALESASP
- a CDS encoding coniferyl aldehyde dehydrogenase, whose amino-acid sequence is MLQVRQDILGERFHLQRGAFEKQPFPDIDVRKDRLNRLLVLTERHEADICAAIDTDFGGRSTHETRLAELFVVRAGIRHALSHLRGWMRERRVATTLPFLPGKNRLVAQPLGVVGIVSPWNYPFQLAVAPVTAALAAGNRVLVKPSELTPAFSELLAKLAGEHFAPDELSVITGDAEMGKAFVSMPFDHLLFTGSTAVGRQVAIAAAANLTPVTLELGGKSPAIFDPSCDLDAAVSSIAYGKLLNAGQTCIAPDYLLVPRGQASTVAAKLATAIARLYPSMRENPDYTAIISDRHYQRLRDMIAEARDAGADVTEINPAGEDLGTTSRKLLPTLVGNASPNLRLMREEIFGPVLPIVEYATIDEAIDHVNRADRPLALYWFGRDSGNRRRILRETVAGGVTINDCMLHLVQENQPFGGVGASGMGAYHGQWGFRTFSKEKPVFLQSRLSAGALLRPPYGKTFERLFGLLQRIT